In the Candidatus Electrothrix sp. GW3-4 genome, one interval contains:
- a CDS encoding VanZ family protein, which yields MNTLSNALLIYFIFIVLIITLIPFNFQIPNQIEISWHIGPSDTITNIFLFIPLGFLFRLIHRHKHTLYSLPTFFFGAFLSITIEISQIFSPSRYTNPIDVLTNGFGAWLGAIALNMLSKKIREKERTKIFDLELPLLGQVYLLIPLLWLNGLALGDDPTRLLLIFLLGLSGSFVLGMIWKNRWMQHKTFSPKRLSLITVCWFMIGVLPSFFRYPLQIMGQVVLIGIFTMLLMQILQKITLKERRIEQRTLQIVFPLYIFYLALATYWSNLPARGNIHDVFQGVAFNKRIEVIFLAVELVASYTLMGYMIAGLRGRQKDSQGYTFGLAFFIALTTSLLTDLTNPSSSIADINISRTILVGSMSLYGALIYSLQLNAIQRLRKKPHKDYNHANNQL from the coding sequence TTGAACACCCTGAGCAATGCACTCCTTATCTATTTTATTTTTATTGTACTTATTATCACGTTAATTCCATTCAACTTTCAGATTCCAAATCAGATCGAGATTTCTTGGCATATAGGCCCCTCGGATACCATAACAAATATTTTTCTTTTTATTCCCCTTGGCTTTCTCTTCAGACTCATACACCGCCACAAACATACCCTATATTCTCTCCCCACATTTTTCTTCGGTGCTTTCTTAAGCATCACCATTGAAATAAGTCAAATTTTCTCCCCGAGCCGCTACACTAATCCTATAGATGTGCTTACGAATGGATTTGGGGCCTGGTTGGGAGCCATTGCATTGAATATGCTGAGCAAAAAAATACGGGAGAAAGAGAGGACGAAAATTTTTGATTTAGAATTACCCCTGCTAGGACAAGTGTATCTCCTTATTCCCCTGCTATGGCTGAATGGACTTGCGCTGGGAGACGATCCGACTCGCTTGCTCTTAATATTCCTGTTAGGCCTCTCGGGATCGTTTGTCCTCGGAATGATCTGGAAAAATCGTTGGATGCAGCATAAGACCTTTTCTCCCAAAAGATTATCTCTCATCACAGTCTGCTGGTTTATGATCGGGGTCCTTCCTTCATTTTTCCGATACCCCCTGCAGATCATGGGACAAGTCGTTCTGATAGGTATTTTTACGATGTTACTTATGCAAATTTTACAAAAAATTACTCTCAAAGAACGGCGGATAGAACAGCGGACACTTCAGATCGTATTCCCCCTGTATATCTTTTATCTGGCCTTAGCCACCTATTGGTCCAATCTCCCGGCAAGAGGAAACATCCATGACGTTTTCCAGGGAGTGGCTTTCAACAAAAGAATTGAAGTAATCTTCCTTGCGGTTGAACTGGTCGCGTCCTACACCTTGATGGGCTATATGATTGCGGGGTTAAGAGGCAGACAAAAAGACTCTCAAGGATATACGTTCGGACTGGCATTTTTCATAGCCTTAACGACCTCTCTTCTCACAGATTTAACAAATCCCTCCTCATCCATTGCAGATATAAATATCTCCCGAACAATTCTGGTGGGCTCCATGAGTCTCTATGGCGCTCTGATCTATAGCCTACAGCTCAACGCCATACAACGATTACGAAAAAAGCCTCACAAAGACTATAATCACGCCAACAACCAACTCTAA
- a CDS encoding biotin/lipoyl-containing protein, with translation MTRITQDMETAAVLKAVREADGYYITNTARDMSQSDYKNRILLHTDLMAAKAREAAGYFSLEITGGASVHVDILRKQVDPFLKLELLREAMPNTMFQTLCRGVNLFGYRPYPQNVIRFTVREFAKYVDVWRTFDFMNHIPNMQAVFEEVAKAGKINEPCICFSTGPEHTNEYYVKKVQDILDVTGEEITLCIKNHGGLGTPRRIGELVDAIKQAYPDIIIHYHGHNTDGNDVGRIVEAVMNGAKIVDASDHSFTGFYGPPPILTVIQTLKDLGKTAVSIDEEAVIQSSDIIRDERQHYAQFESQIKGFQPTVQIHKLPGGAMGSSLEQAVKGGFLDKMPDILHKELPKVQKELGNYWSVTPGSQILWTTAVSNVQNGRYESPSGDLKNLLLGKYGPFPFYRPEDWIFEKVFGPDWRTILEEEGGIDDIEDMDIEQERATLTERLGSEPTEQQLVLYLQHPNDAVNFFKFEEDFGKSYVLPPSIFLRQGGFDLGESITFRDHSGKEHLLEVGPVQKTDEGETNVYLNVDHHERVYVFEPEVVQGVQVAVTLSKEEIEELASAGDIRAPFAGNVSAINVQEGQEIAEGEQVMVLEAMKMQTPVLSEVSGTVKRISVKVGDALKVGDKLLKVEVNED, from the coding sequence ATGACACGAATTACCCAGGATATGGAGACAGCAGCAGTGCTGAAGGCAGTGCGTGAGGCTGACGGCTATTATATTACCAATACGGCCCGGGACATGTCCCAGTCCGATTATAAAAACAGGATCCTGCTGCACACCGATTTGATGGCGGCCAAGGCCAGGGAGGCAGCTGGATATTTTTCTTTGGAGATCACCGGTGGTGCCTCGGTGCATGTGGATATCCTGCGCAAGCAGGTGGATCCCTTTCTCAAGCTGGAATTGCTGCGCGAGGCCATGCCCAACACCATGTTCCAGACCCTCTGTCGGGGCGTGAACCTGTTCGGCTACCGCCCGTACCCACAGAACGTGATCCGCTTTACGGTTCGGGAGTTTGCCAAGTACGTTGATGTCTGGCGGACCTTTGACTTCATGAACCATATTCCCAACATGCAGGCCGTGTTTGAAGAAGTGGCCAAGGCTGGCAAGATCAATGAGCCCTGCATCTGTTTCTCCACCGGACCAGAGCATACCAACGAGTACTATGTCAAGAAGGTCCAGGATATCCTGGATGTCACTGGCGAGGAGATCACCCTCTGCATCAAGAACCACGGCGGCTTGGGCACCCCGCGCCGCATCGGTGAGCTGGTGGATGCCATCAAGCAGGCCTATCCCGATATCATCATCCATTACCATGGCCATAATACCGATGGCAACGATGTAGGCCGTATCGTCGAGGCGGTCATGAACGGGGCCAAGATCGTTGATGCCTCTGATCACTCCTTTACCGGTTTTTACGGTCCTCCGCCCATCCTGACCGTTATCCAGACCCTGAAGGACCTGGGGAAGACCGCAGTGAGTATTGATGAAGAGGCGGTGATCCAGTCCTCTGATATTATCCGGGATGAACGTCAGCACTATGCCCAGTTTGAGTCCCAGATCAAGGGATTCCAGCCCACCGTGCAGATCCATAAACTGCCTGGCGGTGCCATGGGCTCCAGCCTGGAGCAGGCCGTGAAGGGTGGCTTCCTGGACAAGATGCCGGACATTCTTCACAAGGAGCTGCCCAAGGTGCAGAAGGAATTGGGCAACTACTGGAGCGTGACTCCTGGTTCTCAGATCCTCTGGACCACAGCGGTTTCCAATGTCCAGAATGGGCGCTATGAATCACCGTCCGGGGACCTGAAAAATCTCCTCCTGGGCAAGTACGGCCCGTTCCCCTTCTACCGGCCGGAAGACTGGATTTTTGAAAAGGTCTTTGGCCCGGACTGGCGGACCATCCTGGAAGAAGAAGGGGGCATTGATGATATTGAGGACATGGATATCGAGCAGGAGCGTGCGACCCTGACAGAGCGCCTCGGGTCTGAGCCCACAGAGCAGCAGCTGGTGCTCTATCTCCAGCATCCCAATGATGCGGTCAACTTTTTTAAATTCGAGGAAGACTTTGGTAAGTCCTATGTGCTGCCGCCGTCCATCTTCCTTCGCCAGGGCGGCTTTGATCTGGGCGAGAGCATCACCTTTCGGGATCATTCCGGCAAGGAGCATTTGCTGGAGGTCGGACCGGTGCAGAAGACCGACGAGGGGGAGACCAATGTCTACCTGAATGTAGATCACCATGAACGGGTCTATGTCTTTGAGCCAGAGGTGGTGCAGGGCGTCCAGGTAGCGGTCACCTTGTCCAAGGAAGAGATTGAGGAATTGGCCAGCGCAGGCGATATCCGGGCCCCTTTTGCTGGCAATGTCAGCGCGATTAATGTCCAAGAAGGGCAAGAGATTGCTGAAGGCGAGCAGGTTATGGTACTGGAAGCCATGAAAATGCAGACGCCGGTCCTTTCTGAGGTTAGCGGTACGGTGAAGAGGATCAGTGTTAAGGTGGGCGATGCCCTCAAGGTCGGTGATAAGCTCTTAAAAGTCGAGGTCAACGAAGACTAA
- the gap gene encoding type I glyceraldehyde-3-phosphate dehydrogenase — protein MSIKIGINGFGRIGRNIFRALSEDGAFADIEVVGINDLTDNKTIAHLLKYDSVMGVSRADITSSDKGIIVEGREIQVTNHRNPADIPWKELSAEYVLECTGLFRDQESAGVHIDAGASKVIISAPAKGGVKTFVMGVNEDEYDPTAHHIVSNASCTTNCLAPVAQVILNNFGIKQGLMTTVHAYTGDQRLLDFPHPDLRRARAAAMSMIPTKTGAASAVALIIPELKNKFDGLAVRVPTPDVSLVDVVMEVERETTVEEVNKALQEADGRFLRYCDEPLVSIDFQGDPHSSIVDGLCTRVLGTTVKIMSWYDNEWGYSNRMLDLVLHMEANKPL, from the coding sequence ATGAGCATAAAAATCGGTATTAACGGTTTTGGACGCATTGGAAGAAATATCTTTCGGGCACTCAGTGAAGACGGGGCATTTGCAGATATTGAAGTGGTCGGCATCAACGATCTTACCGATAATAAGACCATTGCCCATTTATTAAAATACGATTCGGTTATGGGAGTAAGTCGGGCCGATATCACAAGCAGTGATAAGGGCATTATTGTTGAAGGGCGGGAAATACAGGTAACCAACCATCGGAACCCCGCAGATATTCCTTGGAAAGAGTTGAGTGCGGAATATGTCCTCGAATGTACTGGTCTTTTCAGGGACCAGGAATCGGCAGGCGTCCATATTGATGCTGGGGCTTCTAAGGTCATTATTTCTGCGCCAGCAAAGGGTGGGGTAAAGACCTTTGTCATGGGGGTGAATGAGGATGAATATGATCCGACCGCGCATCATATTGTTTCCAATGCCTCCTGTACAACCAACTGTCTTGCCCCTGTGGCCCAGGTTATCCTGAATAATTTTGGTATAAAACAGGGCCTGATGACCACCGTTCACGCCTATACCGGGGACCAGCGTCTGCTGGATTTTCCCCATCCTGACCTGCGTCGGGCGCGGGCCGCTGCCATGTCCATGATTCCGACCAAGACCGGTGCTGCCTCAGCCGTGGCCTTGATTATCCCGGAGCTGAAAAATAAATTTGACGGGTTAGCTGTTCGGGTTCCTACCCCTGACGTTTCGCTGGTGGATGTGGTTATGGAGGTTGAGCGCGAGACCACGGTGGAAGAAGTTAATAAGGCCCTTCAGGAGGCAGATGGTCGTTTTCTGCGCTATTGCGATGAGCCTCTGGTGTCTATTGACTTCCAGGGCGATCCCCATTCCTCCATTGTGGATGGCCTCTGTACTCGCGTACTGGGAACCACGGTCAAGATCATGTCCTGGTATGATAACGAATGGGGCTATTCCAACCGGATGCTTGATCTGGTCCTGCACATGGAAGCCAATAAGCCGTTATAA
- the aroC gene encoding chorismate synthase, translating into MAGSTFGTVFKVTTWGESHGTALGAVIDGCPPGLDLTPEMIQEELERRRPGKGGATSPRNEPDMVQIMSGIFQPEGSAVPKTTGTPISLVILNKDAHSKSYSHLQDVFRPGHGDLTYQKKYGIRDHRGGGRASARETAARVAAGAVAQQLLDRHGMSVQAYTVALGGIKAEQRNFDQIRENRLFCPDNAAAERMEERIREVRSQGDTLGGIVEVRARCKVGLGEPVFDKLDAELARALMSIGAVKGVEIGSGFRTAEMLGSENNDPITPEGFLSNNAGGILAGLSNGEDIIVRVAVKPIPSIHKEQQTVNRANEPVSIKVGGRHDISAIPRIIPVCEAMVRLTLADHLLRQQAILVIE; encoded by the coding sequence ATGGCAGGAAGCACATTTGGCACAGTCTTTAAGGTGACAACCTGGGGTGAATCGCACGGCACCGCCCTTGGGGCAGTTATTGACGGTTGTCCTCCGGGGCTTGACCTGACCCCTGAAATGATTCAGGAGGAACTGGAACGTCGTCGCCCTGGAAAAGGCGGGGCCACCTCTCCGCGTAATGAGCCAGACATGGTGCAGATTATGTCTGGAATCTTCCAGCCGGAAGGAAGTGCTGTTCCCAAGACCACAGGCACCCCCATTTCCCTGGTGATCTTGAATAAAGACGCCCATTCTAAATCCTATAGCCATTTGCAGGATGTCTTTCGACCTGGCCATGGGGATTTGACCTATCAAAAAAAATACGGCATTCGTGATCACCGAGGCGGTGGGCGGGCCTCTGCCCGGGAAACAGCAGCACGGGTGGCAGCCGGAGCTGTGGCTCAACAGCTTCTTGATCGGCACGGCATGTCGGTACAGGCCTATACGGTGGCTCTGGGCGGGATCAAGGCAGAGCAACGTAATTTTGATCAGATTAGAGAAAACCGCCTTTTTTGTCCAGATAATGCGGCCGCAGAACGGATGGAAGAGCGGATCAGAGAGGTGCGCAGTCAGGGTGATACCCTGGGCGGGATAGTTGAGGTCCGCGCTCGCTGCAAGGTTGGTCTGGGAGAACCGGTCTTTGATAAGCTGGATGCGGAACTGGCCCGTGCCCTGATGTCCATCGGCGCGGTAAAAGGGGTCGAGATCGGTTCCGGTTTCAGGACCGCAGAGATGTTAGGTTCTGAAAATAATGACCCTATTACTCCTGAAGGATTTCTCAGCAATAATGCGGGTGGTATCCTGGCCGGGCTGAGTAATGGCGAGGATATCATTGTCCGGGTAGCTGTTAAGCCCATCCCCTCTATCCATAAGGAGCAGCAAACCGTGAACAGGGCCAATGAGCCAGTGAGCATCAAGGTGGGGGGCCGTCATGATATTTCAGCCATTCCGAGAATTATTCCGGTATGTGAGGCCATGGTACGTTTGACGCTTGCAGATCATCTTTTGCGGCAACAGGCGATATTGGTAATCGAGTAA
- a CDS encoding acetyl-CoA carboxylase biotin carboxylase subunit: protein MKTKILVANRGEIAIRIIRAIQELNYEAVAIYETPDNDSKHIRIADEALWLGDGPRCDYLNIEKVVKAAQKTGATAIHPGYGFLAENADFAKACEEAGIVFIGPSSDTINKLGNKVMARRIMAEAGIPMVPGTDNLKAGEEGLEEARAFGRKYGYPIMLKATSGGGGRGIRRVENEKELEEQYGIARTEAQAAFNDDSVYLEKVVVKPKHIEVQVIADQTGHTVHLGTRDCSIQRRNQKLVEIAPAFQLSPEQQEEISQTAVQAAKAANYFNAGTVEFLFDSDGSYYFMEINTRLQVEHTVSEMITGIDIVRTQIKLALGKELLFNQEDVQLRGHAVELRINAEDPKNNFMPEGGKTVRVYRSPGGYGVRLDGFCYQGYTIPQVYDSLLVKLTVFGWSWHETVDRLRRCLNNFVISGPKTTIPFFLRLLQEPDFQEGHFDTSFLDTHENLLDYEEDASEVNKLARLIAEIHQKGENTYAA, encoded by the coding sequence GTGAAAACAAAAATACTTGTTGCTAACCGGGGGGAAATAGCTATCCGGATTATCCGGGCTATCCAGGAATTAAATTATGAAGCTGTAGCTATTTATGAAACGCCTGATAATGATTCTAAACATATACGAATTGCCGATGAAGCTCTCTGGCTTGGTGACGGTCCGCGCTGTGATTATTTGAACATCGAAAAGGTTGTTAAGGCCGCTCAAAAGACCGGGGCAACAGCGATCCATCCGGGCTATGGATTTTTGGCAGAAAATGCCGATTTTGCCAAGGCCTGTGAAGAAGCAGGTATTGTCTTCATAGGTCCTTCTTCAGATACTATCAACAAGTTGGGCAATAAGGTCATGGCCCGTAGGATTATGGCTGAAGCCGGTATCCCCATGGTTCCGGGTACGGATAATCTGAAGGCCGGTGAGGAAGGCCTGGAAGAGGCCAGGGCGTTTGGCCGGAAATACGGTTATCCCATCATGCTCAAAGCAACCTCTGGTGGTGGTGGGCGCGGTATCCGCCGGGTCGAGAATGAGAAAGAGCTGGAGGAGCAGTACGGGATTGCCCGCACAGAGGCCCAGGCCGCATTTAACGATGATTCCGTCTACCTGGAAAAGGTGGTGGTTAAGCCCAAGCATATTGAGGTCCAGGTCATTGCTGATCAGACTGGCCATACCGTTCATCTCGGGACCCGCGACTGTTCTATTCAGCGTCGTAACCAGAAACTGGTTGAGATCGCTCCAGCCTTCCAGCTGAGCCCGGAGCAGCAGGAAGAGATCAGCCAGACCGCTGTGCAGGCAGCCAAGGCGGCCAATTATTTCAATGCAGGCACGGTGGAGTTCCTCTTTGACAGCGACGGCAGCTATTACTTCATGGAGATCAACACCCGTCTCCAGGTGGAGCACACCGTCTCCGAGATGATCACCGGTATTGATATTGTCCGGACCCAGATCAAACTCGCCCTGGGCAAAGAGCTGCTCTTTAACCAAGAAGATGTCCAGCTGCGTGGTCATGCGGTGGAGTTGCGCATTAACGCTGAAGACCCCAAGAATAACTTCATGCCTGAGGGCGGCAAGACCGTGCGGGTTTATCGTTCACCCGGCGGCTATGGTGTGCGCCTGGACGGCTTTTGCTACCAAGGCTATACCATTCCCCAAGTCTATGACTCTTTGCTGGTCAAGTTGACCGTGTTTGGTTGGTCCTGGCACGAAACCGTGGATCGGCTCAGACGTTGCCTGAATAACTTTGTTATCAGCGGACCCAAGACAACTATTCCTTTTTTTCTCCGTCTGCTGCAAGAGCCTGATTTTCAAGAAGGCCATTTTGATACCTCTTTTCTTGATACCCATGAGAATTTATTGGATTACGAAGAGGATGCCAGTGAAGTCAATAAACTGGCCCGCCTCATCGCCGAGATTCATCAAAAAGGTGAAAATACCTATGCCGCGTAA
- a CDS encoding carbonic anhydrase family protein, with amino-acid sequence MKKIMSAVTVALTLMTGNALASGGHWGYTGEGAPEHWGALDPAYALCATGVNQSPINMTDLVEAELEPISFNYTGLATEVVHNGHAIQADYTAGSTMTVNGKTFALKQFHFHTPSENLINGEQFPMEAHFVHTDTDGNLAVIAVMYDIGEENAELKKVWQQMPAEAGKKAGMASQVRADHLMPENKEYYRFNGSLTTPPCTEGVLWLVMKNPVPVSEAQVKQLAEALEHPNNRPVQPVNARPLLQ; translated from the coding sequence ATGAAAAAAATAATGTCAGCTGTCACCGTAGCACTGACGTTGATGACAGGAAATGCCCTGGCCTCGGGCGGGCACTGGGGATACACCGGGGAAGGTGCTCCCGAGCATTGGGGTGCCTTAGACCCGGCCTATGCCCTCTGTGCGACTGGCGTCAATCAATCACCGATCAATATGACCGATCTTGTTGAAGCAGAACTGGAGCCCATCAGCTTTAATTACACAGGGTTGGCAACTGAAGTGGTACATAACGGCCATGCCATTCAGGCCGATTACACCGCAGGCTCGACCATGACGGTGAACGGAAAGACCTTTGCCCTAAAGCAGTTCCATTTTCACACCCCCAGTGAAAACCTGATTAACGGTGAACAATTCCCTATGGAAGCCCATTTCGTCCATACTGACACCGACGGTAACCTTGCTGTTATCGCGGTGATGTACGATATTGGCGAGGAGAATGCTGAGCTGAAAAAGGTATGGCAGCAGATGCCTGCTGAAGCGGGCAAGAAGGCAGGGATGGCCTCACAGGTCAGAGCGGACCACCTGATGCCGGAGAACAAGGAGTACTACCGTTTTAACGGCTCGCTGACCACTCCGCCCTGTACCGAGGGTGTGCTCTGGCTGGTCATGAAAAATCCCGTTCCGGTCTCAGAAGCACAGGTCAAGCAGCTTGCCGAGGCCCTGGAGCATCCCAATAATCGTCCGGTGCAGCCGGTCAATGCCCGCCCGCTTTTGCAGTAA
- a CDS encoding glycogen/starch synthase — MEKINKVLMVTREYDGVAGAGGVKDVCRQLSEALVRHAGCDVRVVLPCYGFMDPVALGFKRVQVPCREEAAGMTTVFDVDMNYPDKERRESVSLWMKKEQGVIICLLDAQRFAEKQAVYTYTPAEEAEKSWQKAGTGHFDFFAMNVLLQKATLDLLILLDLRPDIIHCHDGHAAILPAMLWEHSGYRHFFCQTGAVVTVHNAGLGYHQDVEDLDFAQAITGLPGSVIRSGLFNNAFNPFVVAAGYAQMNTVSERYARELQETNEDSRTGWLGHKLLKKGVDLIGITNGVNAEDFNPVQGKKRGLAADFNPETGELDGKRVCKEEMLCLCRAGSQWARVEQYGHLSENRPHSPLFTFIGRLTPQKGVDVLLQAVSRLITADFQLLVLGASDSKLDQDLQELTEERHFHDRVCFLKGYDPDLALKIYAAGDFFLIPSLYEPCGLTDYIAQLFGNLPIVHHVGGLVKVQDRETGFSYQEHTPDALAESMRRALEIYQDAPDRLAVMRRTAIEHIRTHHSWQHVMEDYLALYQKAL, encoded by the coding sequence GTGGAAAAGATCAATAAGGTTTTGATGGTTACCCGCGAATACGACGGAGTGGCTGGGGCCGGAGGGGTCAAGGATGTCTGTCGGCAGCTATCAGAAGCCTTAGTACGACACGCTGGTTGTGATGTTCGGGTGGTGTTGCCCTGTTACGGTTTTATGGACCCTGTTGCTCTTGGCTTTAAACGGGTGCAGGTTCCTTGTCGCGAAGAGGCTGCGGGAATGACCACAGTCTTTGATGTGGATATGAACTATCCAGACAAGGAGCGGAGGGAGTCTGTTTCTCTCTGGATGAAAAAAGAGCAAGGGGTGATAATTTGCCTGCTGGATGCGCAGCGCTTTGCGGAAAAGCAGGCGGTCTATACCTATACCCCGGCTGAAGAGGCGGAAAAGAGCTGGCAAAAGGCCGGGACTGGCCATTTTGATTTCTTTGCCATGAATGTCCTGCTCCAGAAGGCCACTCTCGATCTGCTAATTCTTCTGGATCTGCGCCCGGATATCATCCATTGTCATGATGGACATGCAGCCATCCTGCCCGCCATGCTTTGGGAGCATAGCGGATACCGCCACTTTTTTTGCCAAACCGGCGCCGTGGTGACAGTTCATAATGCAGGGCTCGGCTATCATCAGGATGTGGAGGACCTGGATTTTGCCCAGGCAATCACTGGACTGCCCGGATCTGTTATTCGTTCCGGACTGTTCAATAACGCCTTTAATCCCTTTGTGGTTGCTGCTGGCTATGCCCAGATGAACACGGTGAGCGAGAGGTATGCCCGTGAACTCCAGGAAACCAATGAGGACAGCCGGACCGGTTGGCTTGGTCATAAGCTCTTGAAAAAAGGGGTCGATTTGATCGGGATCACCAATGGTGTCAACGCTGAAGACTTCAACCCGGTCCAGGGGAAAAAACGAGGCTTGGCCGCTGACTTCAACCCTGAAACAGGGGAGCTGGACGGCAAGAGAGTCTGCAAAGAAGAAATGCTGTGCTTATGCCGTGCGGGCAGCCAGTGGGCACGGGTTGAACAGTACGGCCATCTGAGTGAGAACAGACCGCATTCCCCCCTGTTCACTTTTATCGGTAGACTCACGCCACAAAAGGGAGTGGATGTGTTGTTGCAGGCCGTATCCCGTCTCATTACAGCTGATTTTCAGTTGCTTGTCCTCGGCGCCAGTGATAGTAAGCTGGATCAGGATCTGCAAGAGCTGACCGAAGAGCGACATTTTCATGATCGGGTCTGTTTTCTCAAAGGATATGATCCTGATCTGGCCCTCAAGATATACGCGGCCGGAGATTTTTTTCTCATCCCCTCTCTCTACGAACCCTGTGGCCTGACAGACTATATTGCCCAACTCTTCGGCAATCTCCCCATTGTGCATCATGTGGGCGGGCTGGTCAAGGTGCAGGACAGGGAAACAGGATTTTCTTACCAGGAGCATACCCCGGATGCCTTGGCCGAGAGCATGCGTCGGGCCTTGGAGATATATCAAGACGCACCAGACCGGCTGGCTGTCATGCGGCGGACAGCTATCGAACATATCCGAACCCATCATAGCTGGCAGCATGTGATGGAGGATTATCTCGCGCTTTATCAGAAGGCCTTGTAA